One region of Mycolicibacterium lutetiense genomic DNA includes:
- a CDS encoding RNA degradosome polyphosphate kinase translates to MIGRMSEATEAEPETRSDHSRRDAATVVSEQSDEASSPGAPPAATSPAVDNALPEDRYLNRELSWLDFNARVLALAADTSLPLLERAKFLAIFASNLDEFYMVRVAGLKRRDEMGLSVRSADGLSPREQLRRINERTQQIASRHASVFFNSVRPALAEEGIVIVNWAQLDESERAKLSTYFHEQVFPVLTPLAVDPAHPFPFVSGLSLNLAITVKHPEDGGQHFARIKVPDNVGRFVELSGPAESTVVRFLPMEELIAAFLPVLFPGLEIVEHHAFRITRNADFEVEEDRDEDLLQALERELARRRFGSPVRLEVSDDMTESMLELLLRELDVDPGDVIELPGLLDLSALWQIYGVDRPALKDRPFVPATPPAFGERETPKSIFSTLRDGDVLVHHPYDSFSTTVQRFIEQAAADPNVLAIKQTLYRTSGDSPIVNALIDAAEAGKQVVALVEIKARFDEQANIKWARALEQAGVHVVYGLIGLKTHCKTCLVVRREGSTIRRYCHIGTGNYNPKTARLYEDVGLLTADPDIGADLTDLFNSLTGYSRKDAYRNLLVAPRGVRKGIIERIDREIAAHHEGAETGIRLKANALVDEQVIDALYRASQAGVPVEIVVRGICALRPGVPGYSDNITVRSILGRFLEHSRIIHFRAINEFWIGSADMMHRNLDRRVEVMAQVKDPRLTAQLNEVFESAMDPATRCWELRHDGYWTALPREGQTVRDHQVSMMERHRYP, encoded by the coding sequence ATGATCGGACGGATGAGCGAAGCCACTGAAGCCGAGCCAGAAACCCGGTCGGATCACTCCCGACGGGACGCCGCGACAGTCGTATCGGAGCAGTCCGACGAGGCATCGTCGCCGGGAGCACCACCGGCGGCCACCTCGCCCGCAGTGGACAACGCGCTGCCCGAGGACCGATACCTCAACCGCGAGCTGAGCTGGCTGGACTTCAACGCCCGGGTCCTGGCCCTGGCCGCCGACACCTCACTGCCCTTGCTCGAGCGGGCAAAGTTCCTGGCGATCTTCGCGTCCAATCTCGACGAGTTCTACATGGTCCGGGTGGCCGGCCTCAAACGCCGCGACGAGATGGGACTTTCGGTGCGCTCGGCCGACGGCCTGTCCCCGCGCGAACAGTTGCGTCGCATCAACGAACGCACCCAGCAGATCGCCAGCCGTCACGCCAGCGTGTTCTTCAACTCGGTCCGCCCCGCCCTGGCCGAAGAGGGCATCGTCATCGTCAACTGGGCCCAGCTCGACGAGTCCGAACGCGCGAAGCTCTCCACCTACTTCCATGAGCAGGTGTTCCCGGTCCTCACCCCGCTTGCGGTGGATCCGGCGCACCCGTTCCCGTTCGTCAGCGGGCTGAGCCTGAACCTGGCGATCACCGTCAAGCACCCCGAGGACGGCGGCCAACACTTCGCCAGGATCAAGGTGCCCGACAACGTCGGCCGCTTCGTCGAACTCAGCGGCCCCGCCGAATCGACGGTGGTGCGGTTCCTGCCGATGGAGGAACTGATCGCGGCGTTCCTGCCGGTGTTGTTCCCCGGCCTCGAGATCGTCGAGCACCACGCCTTCCGGATCACCCGCAACGCCGACTTCGAGGTCGAAGAGGATCGCGACGAGGACCTGCTGCAGGCGCTGGAACGTGAACTGGCCCGCAGGCGGTTCGGCTCGCCGGTCCGGCTGGAAGTGTCCGACGACATGACCGAGAGCATGCTCGAACTGCTGCTGCGGGAACTGGATGTGGACCCCGGCGACGTCATCGAGTTGCCCGGGCTGCTGGATCTCTCCGCGCTGTGGCAGATCTACGGCGTGGATCGGCCCGCCCTCAAGGACCGGCCGTTCGTACCCGCCACCCCACCGGCTTTCGGCGAACGTGAAACGCCGAAGAGCATTTTCTCCACACTGCGCGACGGGGATGTGCTGGTGCACCACCCCTATGACTCGTTCTCCACCACCGTTCAGCGCTTCATCGAGCAGGCCGCCGCCGATCCCAACGTGCTGGCGATCAAGCAGACGCTGTACCGCACCTCCGGTGACTCCCCCATCGTCAACGCCCTGATCGATGCCGCCGAGGCCGGCAAGCAGGTGGTTGCGCTCGTGGAGATCAAGGCTCGCTTCGATGAGCAGGCCAACATCAAGTGGGCCAGGGCACTTGAGCAGGCCGGCGTACACGTGGTCTACGGGTTGATCGGACTCAAGACGCACTGCAAGACCTGCCTCGTGGTGCGGCGCGAGGGGTCGACAATCCGGCGCTACTGCCACATCGGTACCGGCAACTACAACCCGAAAACCGCGCGGCTGTATGAAGACGTGGGGTTGCTCACGGCCGATCCCGACATCGGCGCCGACCTCACCGACCTGTTCAATTCTCTGACCGGGTATTCCCGTAAGGACGCCTACCGCAATCTGCTGGTGGCGCCGCGCGGGGTGCGCAAGGGCATCATCGAGCGCATCGACCGCGAGATCGCCGCCCATCATGAGGGAGCCGAGACCGGAATCCGGTTGAAAGCCAACGCACTCGTCGACGAACAGGTGATCGATGCGCTCTACCGGGCCTCGCAGGCCGGGGTCCCGGTCGAGATCGTGGTGCGGGGCATCTGCGCCCTACGTCCCGGTGTTCCCGGGTACTCCGACAACATCACGGTGCGCTCGATCCTCGGACGCTTCCTGGAGCACTCGCGCATTATTCACTTCCGCGCCATCAACGAGTTCTGGATCGGCAGTGCGGACATGATGCATCGTAATCTGGACCGCCGTGTCGAAGTGATGGCTCAGGTCAAGGATCCGAGGCTGACCGCCCAACTCAACGAGGTGTTCGAGTCCGCGATGGATCCGGCCACCCGGTGCTGGGAGTTACGACACGACGGTTACTGGACGGCGCTGCCCCGGGAGGGACAGACAGTCCGCGATCACCAGGTGTCGATGATGGAACGGCACCGGTACCCCTGA
- the mutT1 gene encoding 8-oxo-(d)GTP phosphatase MutT1 yields the protein MSNDSTTAARPGTKLVPAAGAVLWRGGQDAAGGVVTEVAVIHRPRYDDWSLPKGKVEVDETDPVAAVREVHEETGYTAQLGRRLGSISYEIPQGTKRVRYWAARATGGDFTPNDEVDKLIWLPVDAAMDQLGYPHDRKMLRRFEKHPHDTNTVLIVRHGAAGRRSRFKGDDRKRPLDKKGRAQAEALVDQLLAFGATTLYAADRLRCHQTLEPLAQELGVDIHNEPALTEEAYSSDHKAGRSRVLELAARAGTPVICTQGKVIPDLISWWCARSQVRPQTTGNRKGSTWVLSMTDGRLVAADHLSSPLPACGG from the coding sequence GTGTCCAACGACAGCACAACAGCAGCGCGGCCGGGCACCAAGCTCGTGCCCGCGGCGGGCGCCGTGTTGTGGCGTGGCGGCCAGGACGCAGCAGGCGGAGTCGTGACCGAGGTGGCTGTGATCCACCGTCCGCGGTATGACGATTGGTCCCTGCCCAAGGGCAAGGTCGAGGTGGACGAAACCGATCCGGTGGCCGCGGTACGCGAGGTTCACGAAGAGACCGGATATACCGCACAACTCGGCCGTCGACTCGGCTCGATCTCGTATGAGATTCCGCAGGGCACCAAACGGGTCCGGTACTGGGCGGCCCGTGCCACCGGAGGAGACTTCACCCCCAACGACGAGGTGGACAAGCTCATCTGGCTGCCGGTGGACGCGGCGATGGACCAACTGGGCTACCCGCATGACCGAAAAATGTTGCGCCGCTTCGAAAAACACCCACACGACACCAACACGGTACTCATCGTGCGGCACGGTGCGGCCGGGCGCCGATCCCGCTTCAAGGGCGACGACCGCAAGCGTCCTCTGGACAAGAAGGGTCGGGCACAGGCCGAGGCCCTGGTCGATCAACTACTGGCATTCGGTGCCACAACGCTTTACGCGGCCGATCGGCTGCGCTGCCATCAGACCCTCGAGCCGCTGGCGCAAGAACTCGGGGTGGACATTCACAATGAGCCGGCGCTGACCGAAGAGGCATACAGCTCCGACCACAAGGCCGGCCGCAGCCGCGTGCTGGAACTCGCGGCGCGGGCGGGGACCCCGGTGATCTGCACGCAGGGCAAGGTGATTCCCGATCTCATCTCATGGTGGTGCGCACGGTCACAGGTACGCCCGCAGACCACCGGAAATCGCAAGGGCAGCACCTGGGTGTTGTCGATGACCGACGGTCGACTGGTCGCCGCAGACCATCTCAGCAGTCCCCTGCCTGCCTGCGGCGGCTAA
- the cofC gene encoding 2-phospho-L-lactate guanylyltransferase — MSGSRSSNAAATQAADVTLVIAVKRLSAAKTRLAPIFSAATREAVVLAMLVDTINAASSIAPVTVVTPDETAAEAARQLGAGVLMDPTPPGHDDPLNNAITAAEAALRSAAGNIVVLQGDLPALQPQELAEALSLARGYQRSFVGDRHGTGTSALFAFGTALSPHFGSDSAARHRRSGAIELTGAWPGLRCDIDTPDDLQAARRLGVGTATARTLGRRATR, encoded by the coding sequence ATGAGCGGCTCCCGAAGCAGCAACGCCGCAGCCACCCAGGCCGCCGACGTCACCCTCGTGATCGCGGTGAAACGGCTGTCAGCCGCGAAAACCCGGCTGGCGCCGATCTTCTCCGCGGCCACCCGCGAGGCCGTGGTGCTGGCCATGCTCGTCGACACCATCAACGCGGCGTCGTCCATCGCCCCGGTGACCGTCGTCACCCCCGACGAGACCGCGGCCGAGGCCGCCAGGCAGCTCGGCGCCGGCGTCCTGATGGACCCGACGCCGCCGGGCCATGATGATCCACTCAACAACGCGATCACCGCGGCCGAGGCGGCGCTGCGCTCCGCTGCCGGAAATATCGTTGTCCTCCAAGGAGATCTACCCGCCCTGCAACCCCAGGAGCTGGCCGAGGCACTGTCCCTGGCCCGCGGCTATCAGCGCAGTTTCGTCGGCGACCGGCACGGCACCGGAACCTCGGCGCTGTTCGCGTTCGGCACTGCCCTGTCTCCCCATTTCGGATCCGATTCGGCTGCGCGCCATCGCCGCTCCGGTGCGATCGAACTCACCGGAGCATGGCCCGGTCTGCGCTGCGATATCGACACTCCCGACGATTTGCAGGCGGCCCGCCGTCTCGGCGTCGGCACCGCCACGGCACGCACCCTCGGCAGGCGTGCCACTAGGTAG